One part of the Mesorhizobium sp. M4B.F.Ca.ET.058.02.1.1 genome encodes these proteins:
- a CDS encoding ATP/GTP-binding protein yields the protein MLSLDGKVVTRHWTDGMDAPKGMAISGGKLYVADITRVRVVDLSSGKLLTSIDVPDAVFLNDMTADSAGKVYVSDMLADAIYRIDSDTPKLFVKNAALASPNGVFADGGRLIVASWGKGIKPDFSTAEPGGLLAVDLATRTVSQLPGAEKFADLDGVVAIGDSIYATAYMTGTLYRYHGGGKPEVVATFKPGSADIGADGKTIFVPLMNEGEVAALSLD from the coding sequence GTGCTATCGCTCGACGGCAAGGTCGTCACGCGGCATTGGACCGACGGCATGGACGCGCCCAAGGGCATGGCGATTTCCGGCGGCAAGCTCTATGTCGCCGACATCACCAGGGTCCGCGTCGTCGATCTCTCCAGCGGCAAGCTGCTCACAAGCATCGACGTGCCGGACGCCGTCTTCCTCAACGACATGACGGCCGACAGCGCGGGCAAGGTCTATGTCAGCGACATGCTGGCCGACGCGATTTACCGCATCGACAGCGACACACCGAAACTGTTCGTCAAGAACGCCGCGCTTGCCTCGCCCAACGGCGTCTTCGCCGACGGCGGCAGGCTGATCGTCGCGTCCTGGGGCAAGGGCATCAAGCCTGACTTCAGCACCGCCGAGCCCGGCGGCCTGCTTGCGGTCGACCTCGCCACCAGGACGGTTTCGCAATTACCCGGCGCGGAAAAGTTCGCCGACCTCGACGGCGTCGTCGCCATCGGCGACAGCATCTACGCCACCGCCTACATGACCGGCACGCTCTACCGCTATCACGGCGGTGGCAAGCCTGAGGTGGTCGCCACCTTCAAGCCGGGCAGCGCCGACATCGGCGCCGATGGCAAAACCATCTTCGTGCCGCTGATGAACGAGGGCGAGGTCGCCGCGCTCAGCCTCGATTGA
- a CDS encoding helix-turn-helix transcriptional regulator: protein MITAQQMRAARALAGIDQKTLAERAGVSLPTIQRMEASDGVVRGVVDTLMKVIQALDGSGVELIGENQASERGGRGVRLKPAAPQNPQG from the coding sequence ATGATCACCGCCCAGCAGATGCGCGCCGCGAGGGCGCTGGCCGGCATCGATCAGAAGACGCTGGCCGAGCGCGCCGGGGTTTCGCTTCCGACCATCCAGCGCATGGAGGCGAGCGACGGTGTCGTCAGGGGCGTGGTCGACACGCTGATGAAGGTCATCCAGGCCCTCGACGGGTCCGGGGTGGAGCTGATCGGCGAGAACCAGGCCAGCGAGCGCGGCGGCAGGGGCGTGCGCCTCAAGCCGGCCGCACCGCAGAACCCGCAAGGCTGA
- a CDS encoding phosphatidylglycerol lysyltransferase domain-containing protein, protein MPSLRIHIDRFLEGAAPKVPRRDLTHLERLALVRRHGDFSLAYSTAVQQKLSYFSDGDGYIAFGTKMKHHFALGDPVVHPAERPAYIKRFVEAAGDPWFVQIGADTARVLAGLGYRINRLGIDTRLHLPAHDFSGKRNETVRYSERWLSKKGFSFEEDRRNIFLDEIARLSENWRGERIVKRWEMGFLNRPFADHLGADMRRFVLHGPEGELVALLDFDPLFRDGKVIGYTTAFKRKHIDATPHAEIGLTKFAVDRFREEGKSVVTLGLSPLVDIEASGFAESSFWRSTFQRAYGSAWINRSKFNLQGQAAFKRRFHGQEQPTYVAFRRGTLVEMLGLLRLVKAI, encoded by the coding sequence ATGCCCTCCCTGCGGATCCACATTGACAGGTTTCTCGAAGGCGCAGCACCCAAGGTTCCGCGGCGCGACCTGACGCATCTCGAGCGCCTGGCGCTGGTGCGCCGGCATGGCGATTTCTCGCTCGCCTATTCCACGGCCGTGCAGCAGAAACTGTCCTATTTCAGCGATGGCGACGGCTACATCGCCTTCGGCACCAAGATGAAGCACCATTTCGCGCTCGGCGATCCGGTGGTCCATCCGGCCGAGCGGCCGGCCTATATCAAGCGCTTCGTCGAGGCCGCAGGCGATCCCTGGTTCGTGCAGATCGGCGCCGATACCGCGCGGGTGCTGGCCGGTCTCGGCTACCGCATCAATCGCCTCGGCATCGACACCAGGCTGCACCTGCCCGCGCACGATTTCTCCGGCAAGCGCAACGAGACGGTGCGCTATTCCGAACGCTGGCTGTCGAAGAAGGGTTTTTCCTTCGAGGAGGACAGGCGCAACATCTTCCTCGACGAGATCGCCAGGCTGTCGGAGAACTGGCGCGGCGAGCGCATCGTCAAGCGCTGGGAGATGGGTTTCCTCAACCGGCCCTTCGCCGACCATCTCGGCGCCGACATGCGCCGCTTCGTGCTGCATGGGCCGGAGGGCGAGCTGGTCGCCCTGCTCGATTTCGATCCGCTGTTTCGCGACGGCAAGGTCATCGGCTACACCACCGCCTTCAAGCGCAAGCATATCGACGCCACGCCGCATGCCGAGATCGGCCTGACCAAATTCGCCGTCGACCGCTTTCGCGAGGAGGGCAAGTCCGTCGTCACGCTGGGTCTGTCGCCGCTGGTCGACATCGAGGCCAGCGGCTTTGCCGAATCGAGCTTCTGGCGCAGCACCTTCCAGCGCGCCTACGGCTCCGCCTGGATCAATCGCTCGAAGTTCAATTTGCAGGGCCAGGCGGCCTTCAAGCGCCGTTTCCACGGCCAGGAACAGCCGACCTATGTCGCCTTCCGCAGGGGGACGCTTGTCGAGATGCTGGGGCTGCTGCGGCTGGTGAAGGCGATCTGA
- a CDS encoding MarR family transcriptional regulator, with product MDDIIRSLGFLCLGSRFKRIGEQLQADTQRVLDELEVRVQSSQYPLLAALDRLGPLPVGELAQSVGIAQPGVTRSVALLAELGLVEVSPSNDDQRRRIVSLSRNGRRLVDVAKREVWPRIEGAVQDLCADLSGPLLEQLAAIEDGLDAAPLHRRIKEAEGAVP from the coding sequence ATGGACGACATCATACGGTCGCTTGGCTTTCTGTGCCTGGGCAGCAGGTTCAAGCGCATCGGCGAGCAGTTGCAGGCGGATACGCAGCGCGTGCTCGACGAGCTGGAGGTCCGGGTCCAGTCGAGCCAGTATCCACTGCTCGCCGCGCTCGACAGGCTGGGGCCGCTGCCGGTCGGCGAGCTGGCGCAGTCGGTCGGGATCGCGCAGCCGGGCGTCACGCGCAGCGTGGCGCTGCTGGCCGAACTGGGACTGGTCGAGGTCAGCCCGTCGAACGACGACCAGCGGCGCCGAATCGTCTCCCTCAGCCGCAACGGCCGACGGCTGGTCGATGTGGCGAAGCGCGAAGTCTGGCCTCGCATCGAGGGCGCCGTCCAGGATCTGTGCGCCGATCTATCCGGGCCACTGCTCGAGCAACTGGCCGCCATCGAGGACGGCCTCGACGCAGCGCCGCTGCATCGTCGCATCAAGGAAGCCGAAGGCGCCGTGCCATGA
- a CDS encoding ABC transporter ATP-binding protein: protein MPSIISIAGVTKTYATGFKALKEINLDIERGEIFALLGPNGAGKTTLISIVCGIVNRSSGTVMVDGHDIARDYRAARSLIGLVPQELTIDAFETVWATVNYSRGLFGRPANHAFVEKVLRDLSLWEKKDAKAITLSGGMKRRLMIAKALSHEPRVLFLDEPTAGVDVELRQDMWAMVRRLREDGVTIILTTHYIEEAEAMADRVGVINRGEIVLVDDKAELMRKLGRKRLLLELRSPLGAIPESFSRYALELSPDGGQLTYTYDNQSDRPGVASLIRDIEAAGIQFRDIETENSSLEEIFVNLLRQEP, encoded by the coding sequence ATGCCATCCATTATTTCGATTGCCGGGGTGACCAAGACCTACGCCACCGGTTTCAAGGCCTTGAAGGAAATCAACCTCGACATCGAGCGCGGCGAGATCTTCGCGCTGCTCGGGCCGAATGGTGCCGGCAAGACGACGCTGATCTCGATCGTCTGCGGCATCGTCAACCGCTCTTCCGGCACGGTCATGGTCGACGGCCACGACATTGCGCGCGACTACCGCGCCGCACGCAGCCTGATCGGGCTGGTGCCGCAGGAACTGACCATCGACGCCTTCGAGACCGTCTGGGCGACGGTCAACTACAGCCGCGGCCTGTTCGGCAGGCCGGCCAACCATGCCTTTGTCGAGAAGGTGCTGCGCGACCTTTCGCTGTGGGAGAAGAAGGACGCCAAGGCGATCACGCTGTCAGGCGGCATGAAGCGCCGGCTGATGATCGCCAAGGCGCTTTCACACGAGCCGCGCGTGCTGTTCCTCGACGAGCCAACGGCCGGCGTCGACGTCGAACTACGCCAGGACATGTGGGCGATGGTGCGCCGGCTGCGCGAGGACGGCGTGACCATCATCCTCACAACGCATTACATCGAGGAAGCCGAGGCGATGGCCGACCGCGTCGGCGTCATCAACCGCGGCGAGATCGTGCTGGTCGACGACAAGGCCGAGCTGATGCGCAAGCTCGGTCGCAAGCGGCTGCTGCTGGAGCTGCGCAGTCCGCTCGGCGCGATACCGGAGAGCTTCTCGCGCTACGCGCTGGAACTGTCGCCCGACGGCGGACAATTGACCTACACCTACGACAACCAGAGCGACCGGCCGGGCGTCGCCTCGCTGATCCGCGACATCGAGGCGGCCGGCATTCAGTTCCGCGACATCGAGACGGAGAACAGCTCGCTGGAGGAGATCTTCGTCAATCTGTTGAGGCAAGAGCCATGA
- a CDS encoding cytochrome ubiquinol oxidase subunit I, which yields MDPLILSRIQFGANISFHILFPAITIALGWVLLFFKLRYNRTGDSAWMRAYFTWVKVFALSFAMGVVSGVTMSFQFGTNWPGYMETVGNIAGPLLAYEILTAFFLEAAFLGIMLFGFRRVSNRIHTLATVLVAGGTTVSAFWIIALNSWMQTPAGFEMRDGKAHAVDWWAIVFNPSMPYRLVHMLLASGLTVSFLIAGLSALRYLTGDRSESMWKALRTGVFTAAILIPVQIFAGDQHGLNTLEHQPQKIAAMEANWNTGSNVPLVLFAWPDEAARENKFEIAIPDGASVVLRHSTSGVVPGLNDYPGNHPPVFPVFWGFRIMVGTGILMLIVSWSAAFFLKRRHSLPKPLALLMVPMTISGWVATLAGWYTTEIGRQPWLVTGVLKTADAVGPVAGSHVALTLAVYLVLYVILLIAYLGVLVHLALKAAKDGDTSPLPGVMNAAMSQPAAGE from the coding sequence ATGGACCCGCTCATCCTGTCGCGCATCCAGTTCGGCGCGAATATTTCGTTCCATATCCTGTTTCCGGCAATCACCATTGCACTTGGCTGGGTGCTGCTGTTCTTCAAGCTGCGTTACAACAGGACCGGCGATTCCGCCTGGATGCGCGCCTATTTCACCTGGGTGAAGGTGTTCGCTTTGTCCTTCGCCATGGGCGTGGTCTCGGGCGTCACCATGAGCTTCCAGTTCGGCACCAACTGGCCGGGCTACATGGAGACCGTCGGCAACATCGCCGGCCCGTTGCTGGCCTATGAGATCCTCACCGCCTTCTTCCTCGAGGCGGCCTTCCTCGGCATCATGCTGTTCGGCTTCCGCCGCGTGTCCAACCGCATCCACACGCTGGCCACCGTACTGGTCGCCGGCGGCACCACGGTTTCCGCCTTCTGGATCATCGCGCTCAATTCCTGGATGCAGACGCCGGCCGGCTTCGAGATGCGCGACGGCAAGGCGCATGCCGTCGACTGGTGGGCGATCGTCTTCAACCCTTCGATGCCTTACCGGCTCGTCCACATGCTGCTCGCCTCGGGGCTGACCGTATCCTTCCTCATCGCCGGCCTGTCGGCGCTGCGCTATCTCACCGGCGACCGCTCGGAATCGATGTGGAAGGCGCTGCGCACCGGCGTCTTCACCGCCGCCATCCTGATCCCGGTCCAGATCTTCGCCGGCGACCAGCACGGCCTGAACACGCTCGAGCACCAGCCGCAGAAGATCGCCGCCATGGAGGCCAACTGGAACACCGGCTCCAACGTGCCGCTGGTGCTCTTTGCCTGGCCCGACGAGGCGGCCAGGGAAAACAAATTCGAGATCGCCATCCCCGACGGCGCCAGCGTCGTGCTGAGGCACAGCACCAGCGGCGTCGTGCCGGGGCTCAACGACTATCCCGGCAACCACCCGCCGGTCTTCCCGGTGTTCTGGGGTTTTCGCATCATGGTCGGCACCGGCATCCTGATGCTGATCGTCTCCTGGTCGGCGGCCTTCTTCCTCAAGCGCCGCCACAGCCTGCCGAAGCCGCTGGCGCTGCTGATGGTGCCGATGACGATCTCCGGCTGGGTGGCGACGCTGGCCGGCTGGTACACCACCGAGATCGGCCGCCAGCCCTGGCTGGTCACCGGCGTCCTGAAGACCGCCGATGCCGTCGGCCCGGTCGCCGGCAGCCATGTCGCGCTGACGCTTGCCGTCTATCTCGTCCTCTACGTGATTTTGCTGATCGCCTATCTCGGCGTGCTGGTGCACCTGGCGCTGAAGGCGGCCAAGGATGGCGACACCTCGCCGCTGCCGGGCGTTATGAACGCGGCCATGTCGCAGCCGGCGGCAGGGGAGTGA
- a CDS encoding ABC transporter permease: MNLRAVWAIYRVEMARALRTVLQSIISPVLSTSLYFVVFGSAIGSRITEIDGISYGAFIVPGLIMLSLLTQSISNASFAIYFPKFVGSIYELLSAPVSYLEIVIAYVGGAATKSIVLGLIILATASLFVPLHIEHPFWMLAFLVLTAVTFSLFGFIIGIWAKSFEQLQLVPLLIITPLTFLGGSFYSINMLPGIWRTVTLFNPVVYLISGFRWSFYGKSDVSVGISLGMTVVFLGVCIAIVAWIFRTGYRLRN; encoded by the coding sequence ATGAACCTTCGTGCGGTATGGGCGATCTACCGGGTGGAGATGGCGCGCGCGCTGCGCACCGTGCTGCAGAGCATCATCTCGCCGGTGCTGTCGACCTCGCTCTATTTCGTCGTCTTCGGCTCAGCCATCGGCTCGCGCATCACCGAGATCGACGGCATCAGTTACGGCGCCTTCATCGTGCCGGGGCTGATCATGCTGTCGCTGCTGACGCAGTCGATCTCGAATGCCTCCTTCGCCATCTATTTCCCGAAATTCGTCGGCTCGATCTACGAGCTGCTTTCGGCGCCAGTGTCCTATCTGGAGATCGTCATCGCCTATGTCGGGGGTGCGGCGACCAAGTCGATCGTGCTCGGCCTGATCATCCTGGCCACCGCCTCGCTGTTCGTGCCGCTGCATATCGAGCACCCGTTCTGGATGCTCGCCTTCCTGGTGCTGACGGCGGTGACCTTCAGCCTGTTCGGCTTCATCATCGGCATCTGGGCGAAGAGCTTCGAGCAGCTGCAGCTTGTGCCGCTGCTGATCATCACGCCGCTGACCTTCCTCGGCGGCAGCTTCTATTCGATCAACATGCTGCCCGGCATCTGGCGCACGGTGACGCTGTTCAACCCGGTCGTCTATCTGATCAGCGGGTTCCGCTGGAGCTTCTACGGCAAGTCGGACGTCTCGGTCGGCATCAGCCTCGGCATGACCGTGGTGTTCCTGGGCGTCTGCATCGCGATCGTCGCCTGGATATTCAGGACCGGGTATCGATTGAGGAACTGA
- a CDS encoding PhoX family phosphatase: protein MTDHRSPDTGFRTSLLEENDGPAVNPTDNRTMGEIIAARFSRRGFLKGSLAVSAIAATVSPLALVAADDARAAEASAFKFDELEAGIDDKHHVAPGYDADVLLRWGDPLFADSPEFDPVKQSAEAQAKQFGYNNDYIGYIPIDGSAEHGLLVVNHEYTNPHLMFPGIVKIVDKDGKKAAETAPLSKEQVDVEMAAHGGTIVEIRKDGGKWQVVRDGKLNRRITSKTEMALSGPAAGHDRLKTNADPSGTKVVGTFNNCAGGVTPWGTYVMAEENIHGYFTGELPEGHKEAANYKRLGIPEGAYEWGAHYDRFDLAKEPNEPNRFGWIVEVDVNDPNSVPRKRTAMGRFKHEGAESIVAKDGRVVFYLGDDERFDYVYKFVTTGKFNPNDLAANKDLLDDGTLHVAKFAEDGTVEWMPIVFGQGPLTAENGFTGQADVLIETRRAADLLGATKMDRPEDIQPNGANGKVYVMLTNNSKRKPEQVDAANPRAANAFGHIIEIVEDGGDFTAAKGKWEVMLKCGDPSVADVGATFSTATTANGWFGMPDNCAVDSAGRLWVATDGQGPKATGRTDGLWAVDTEGAARATSKLFFRVPIGAEMCGPLFAPDDQTAFVAVQHPGDGGEDWEAFGRPSYYEDLATRWPDFKPDMPTRPSVVAITKKGGGKIAV from the coding sequence ATGACCGACCACCGCTCCCCTGACACCGGTTTCCGCACCAGCCTGCTCGAGGAGAATGACGGTCCGGCCGTCAATCCTACCGACAACCGCACCATGGGCGAGATCATCGCCGCGCGTTTCTCGCGCCGTGGCTTCCTGAAGGGCTCGCTGGCCGTTTCGGCCATCGCCGCCACGGTCAGCCCGCTGGCGCTCGTCGCCGCCGACGATGCCCGCGCCGCAGAAGCCTCGGCTTTCAAGTTCGACGAGCTCGAGGCCGGCATCGACGACAAGCACCATGTCGCACCGGGTTACGACGCCGATGTGCTCTTGCGCTGGGGCGACCCGCTGTTTGCCGACTCGCCGGAATTCGACCCGGTAAAGCAGTCGGCCGAGGCCCAGGCAAAACAGTTCGGCTACAACAACGACTATATCGGCTATATCCCGATCGACGGCTCGGCCGAGCATGGTCTGCTGGTGGTCAACCACGAATACACCAACCCGCATCTGATGTTCCCCGGCATCGTCAAGATCGTCGACAAGGACGGCAAGAAGGCCGCAGAGACAGCGCCTCTCAGCAAGGAGCAGGTCGATGTCGAGATGGCGGCGCATGGCGGCACCATCGTCGAGATCCGCAAGGACGGGGGCAAATGGCAGGTGGTGCGCGACGGCAAGCTCAACCGGCGGATCACCTCCAAAACCGAGATGGCGCTGTCGGGTCCGGCCGCCGGCCATGATCGCCTCAAGACCAACGCCGATCCTTCCGGCACCAAGGTCGTCGGCACCTTCAACAATTGCGCCGGCGGCGTCACCCCATGGGGCACCTATGTCATGGCCGAGGAGAACATCCATGGCTATTTCACCGGCGAGCTGCCGGAAGGCCACAAGGAAGCGGCCAACTACAAGCGTCTCGGCATCCCGGAAGGCGCCTATGAATGGGGCGCGCATTACGACCGCTTCGACCTTGCCAAGGAGCCGAACGAGCCCAACCGCTTCGGCTGGATCGTCGAGGTCGACGTCAATGATCCGAATTCGGTGCCGCGCAAGCGCACGGCCATGGGCCGCTTCAAGCATGAGGGCGCGGAATCGATCGTCGCCAAGGACGGCCGCGTCGTCTTCTATCTCGGCGACGACGAGCGTTTCGACTATGTCTATAAATTTGTCACCACGGGCAAATTCAATCCCAACGACCTCGCGGCCAACAAGGACCTGCTCGACGACGGCACGCTGCATGTCGCCAAATTCGCCGAGGATGGCACCGTCGAATGGATGCCGATCGTGTTCGGCCAGGGGCCGCTCACCGCTGAGAATGGCTTTACCGGCCAGGCCGACGTGCTGATCGAGACGCGCCGCGCCGCCGACCTGCTCGGCGCCACCAAGATGGACCGTCCCGAGGACATCCAGCCGAACGGCGCCAACGGCAAGGTCTATGTCATGCTGACCAACAATTCCAAGCGCAAGCCCGAACAGGTCGACGCCGCCAATCCGCGCGCGGCGAACGCCTTCGGGCATATCATCGAGATCGTCGAGGACGGCGGCGACTTCACTGCCGCCAAGGGTAAGTGGGAAGTGATGCTGAAATGCGGCGATCCTTCGGTGGCCGACGTCGGCGCCACCTTCTCGACCGCGACCACCGCCAATGGCTGGTTCGGCATGCCGGACAATTGCGCCGTCGATTCGGCCGGCCGCTTGTGGGTCGCCACCGACGGCCAGGGCCCGAAGGCCACCGGCCGTACTGACGGCCTGTGGGCGGTCGACACCGAGGGCGCCGCGCGGGCGACCTCAAAGCTGTTCTTCCGCGTGCCGATCGGCGCCGAGATGTGCGGCCCGCTGTTCGCGCCGGACGATCAGACCGCCTTCGTCGCCGTCCAGCATCCGGGCGACGGCGGCGAGGATTGGGAAGCCTTCGGCCGCCCCTCCTACTATGAGGACCTGGCGACCCGCTGGCCCGACTTCAAGCCCGACATGCCGACGCGGCCTTCAGTGGTCGCCATCACCAAAAAGGGCGGCGGCAAGATCGCCGTCTGA
- a CDS encoding SulP family inorganic anion transporter — MDQTRRATHQPARPTFAELFTPKLVTVLREGYTLAHFRADAVAGLTVAIVALPLSMAIAIASGVTPERGLYTSIVGGFIISALGGSRFQIGGPAGAFIVLVAATVARVGVDGLLLATIMAGVFLLAIGYLRLGTYIKFIPYPVTVGFTAGIAVIIFSGQITELFGLKLAGKEPGPLVPKLMALSEAAGTINPAATFVAVLTIATIVLLKRWRPKWPAMLVAIGLASLVVALFSLPAETIGTRFGGIPRSLQWPALPPLSLDRMVDVLPDAIAFALLGAIESLLSAVVADGMTGRRHRSNCELVAQGFANIASALFGGICATGTIARTATNVRAGAHGPVSGMLHSAMLLALMLVAAPLASYIPLAALAGVLAVVCWNMFEKQAFATLLRSSSGDALVLMATFLIVIFRDLTEGIVVGFALGSILFIDRMAKSIAVEADQPLVPEDVADRATAYDSSEASDADTVVYRISGAFFFGAASTVGAVLDRIADQRKNFILDCSAVPFFDSTAANVIEGAAHKAKRAGVRFIIAGAAPQTRRMLINHGVKRPLVTYAASIRDAQAQLKAPAA; from the coding sequence ATGGATCAAACCAGGCGGGCAACCCATCAACCGGCACGGCCGACATTTGCCGAACTGTTCACACCGAAGCTGGTGACGGTGCTGCGCGAGGGCTACACGCTGGCGCATTTCAGGGCCGACGCCGTTGCCGGGCTGACGGTCGCCATCGTGGCGCTGCCACTGTCGATGGCGATCGCGATCGCATCCGGCGTCACACCAGAGCGCGGCCTCTACACCTCGATCGTCGGCGGCTTCATCATTTCGGCGCTCGGCGGCAGCCGCTTCCAGATCGGCGGGCCGGCGGGCGCCTTCATCGTGCTGGTGGCGGCGACGGTGGCGCGTGTGGGCGTCGACGGTCTGCTGCTGGCGACGATTATGGCCGGCGTCTTCCTGCTCGCCATCGGCTACCTCAGGCTCGGCACCTATATCAAGTTCATCCCGTATCCGGTGACCGTCGGCTTCACCGCGGGGATTGCCGTCATCATCTTCTCCGGCCAGATCACCGAGCTGTTCGGGCTGAAGCTCGCCGGCAAGGAGCCGGGGCCGCTGGTGCCGAAGCTGATGGCGCTCAGCGAGGCGGCCGGCACGATCAACCCGGCCGCGACCTTCGTGGCGGTGCTTACCATCGCGACCATCGTCCTCCTCAAGCGCTGGCGGCCGAAATGGCCGGCGATGCTGGTCGCCATCGGGCTGGCCTCACTCGTCGTGGCGCTGTTTTCACTGCCGGCCGAAACGATCGGCACGCGCTTTGGCGGCATCCCGCGAAGCCTGCAATGGCCGGCCCTGCCGCCGCTCAGTCTCGACAGGATGGTCGACGTGCTGCCGGACGCGATCGCCTTTGCCCTGCTCGGCGCGATCGAATCGCTGCTGTCTGCCGTGGTCGCCGACGGCATGACCGGCCGCCGCCACCGCTCCAACTGCGAATTGGTGGCGCAAGGTTTCGCCAACATCGCGTCGGCCCTGTTCGGCGGAATCTGCGCCACCGGCACGATCGCCCGCACCGCCACCAACGTGCGGGCCGGCGCGCACGGTCCGGTCTCGGGCATGTTGCATTCGGCGATGCTCTTGGCGTTGATGCTGGTGGCGGCCCCGCTCGCCAGCTACATCCCGCTCGCCGCCCTTGCCGGCGTGCTGGCGGTGGTGTGCTGGAACATGTTCGAGAAACAGGCCTTCGCCACGCTGCTCAGAAGCTCGTCAGGCGATGCGCTGGTGCTGATGGCGACGTTCCTGATCGTCATCTTCCGCGACCTCACCGAAGGCATCGTCGTCGGCTTCGCGCTGGGCTCGATCCTGTTCATCGATCGCATGGCCAAATCGATCGCCGTCGAGGCCGACCAGCCGCTGGTGCCGGAGGACGTCGCCGACCGCGCCACCGCCTATGATTCCAGCGAGGCGAGCGATGCCGACACTGTCGTCTACCGCATTTCGGGCGCCTTCTTCTTCGGCGCCGCTTCGACCGTCGGCGCCGTGCTCGACCGCATCGCCGACCAGAGGAAGAACTTCATCCTCGACTGTTCGGCGGTGCCGTTCTTCGATTCCACCGCGGCCAACGTCATCGAGGGCGCGGCGCACAAGGCCAAGCGCGCCGGCGTGCGCTTTATCATCGCCGGCGCTGCGCCGCAGACGCGGCGCATGCTGATCAACCACGGCGTCAAGCGGCCGCTGGTCACCTACGCCGCCTCGATCCGCGATGCGCAGGCGCAGCTCAAGGCGCCCGCCGCCTGA
- a CDS encoding phosphatase PAP2 family protein, with amino-acid sequence MRSFATALLNKIEFPVLLAGLVIAGGLWGLEELMEVAHATTPHAFDTEILLAFRHPGQPDSPIGPAWLEGAVRDITSLGGTSVLVLVTTAVIIYLLLIRRPATALLMFVAVAGGQVLSSLLKFEVDRPRPDLVSHLVNETSLSFPSGHAMLSAVTYLTLGSMAARFLPGRTTKIFVLGLAILTTLLVGASRVYLGVHWPSDVLAGWCAGFAWAMLCWLVARFLQRRHAVADSE; translated from the coding sequence ATGAGGTCCTTCGCAACCGCCCTGCTCAACAAGATCGAGTTCCCGGTTCTACTGGCCGGACTGGTGATCGCCGGCGGTCTGTGGGGCTTGGAGGAGCTGATGGAGGTGGCGCACGCGACCACGCCGCATGCTTTCGACACCGAGATCCTGCTCGCCTTTCGCCATCCGGGCCAGCCGGATAGTCCGATCGGCCCGGCCTGGCTGGAAGGGGCGGTGCGCGACATTACCAGCCTTGGCGGCACCAGCGTTTTGGTGCTGGTGACGACAGCGGTCATCATCTATCTACTGCTCATCCGCCGGCCGGCAACCGCGCTGCTGATGTTCGTGGCCGTGGCGGGCGGGCAAGTGCTGTCGAGCCTGCTCAAGTTCGAAGTCGACCGGCCACGACCGGATCTTGTTTCGCATCTCGTCAACGAGACCTCGCTGTCCTTTCCGAGTGGTCACGCCATGCTTTCGGCGGTGACCTACCTCACCCTAGGCAGCATGGCGGCCCGCTTCCTGCCGGGCCGCACGACGAAGATCTTTGTCCTCGGCCTTGCCATACTGACGACATTGCTGGTCGGCGCCAGCCGCGTCTATCTCGGCGTCCACTGGCCGTCCGACGTGCTCGCCGGCTGGTGTGCCGGTTTCGCCTGGGCCATGCTCTGCTGGCTGGTGGCGCGCTTCCTGCAGCGGCGCCATGCGGTGGCGGACAGTGAGTGA
- a CDS encoding GNAT family N-acetyltransferase: protein MKHVLDRPIWSALATRHQAFAQGDNLARRYMPSIVPFSATAVDDKESLEALAKLIPPRESSFVVQADAIVLPAALCAISTASLVQMIAEHPVQAVSDERIRRLTQDDAAEMLALAALTRPGPFTLEALSLGDFWGVKIDGRLAAMAGERMKQPGYTELSGVCSHPDFRGGGLARRLSLFVANRIMTRGEIPYLHAYASNVAATGLYESIGFRLRSMMNMAVVQRTG, encoded by the coding sequence ATGAAACACGTGCTCGACCGTCCCATCTGGAGCGCTCTCGCGACGCGGCATCAGGCCTTCGCGCAAGGCGACAACCTCGCCAGGCGATACATGCCGTCAATCGTTCCGTTCTCCGCGACGGCCGTGGACGACAAGGAAAGCCTTGAGGCGCTGGCCAAGCTTATTCCACCACGCGAAAGCTCCTTCGTGGTCCAGGCGGACGCAATCGTCCTGCCCGCGGCGCTCTGTGCGATTTCAACCGCGTCCCTGGTCCAGATGATTGCCGAGCATCCGGTGCAGGCCGTGTCGGACGAGCGCATCCGGCGGTTGACGCAGGACGATGCCGCCGAGATGCTCGCTCTGGCGGCGCTCACCAGGCCCGGCCCGTTCACGCTGGAGGCGTTGAGCCTCGGCGATTTCTGGGGGGTCAAGATCGACGGCAGGCTGGCGGCGATGGCCGGCGAGCGCATGAAGCAGCCGGGCTATACCGAGCTCAGCGGCGTGTGCTCGCATCCGGATTTCCGCGGCGGCGGCCTTGCCAGGCGGCTGTCCCTGTTCGTTGCAAACCGGATCATGACGCGGGGCGAAATCCCCTATCTCCACGCTTATGCCAGCAATGTCGCGGCCACGGGACTGTACGAGTCCATCGGCTTCCGGCTGAGAAGCATGATGAACATGGCCGTGGTTCAGCGCACCGGATAG